TTGATATTATGGTGGACTGATCACCGGGACTGCTTCACGCGGTATCCGGTTTCCGCCTTCGCCCTCGAAAAGTTCCGGGCTATGGCGGACAGGCGCAGTGACAACCGTTCCCCCCAATTTTGCCCTGCCTTTCTTCGCGGCTTTGCGGCTTTGCGTGAGGCCGCTCTGAACGCTTTTACAGGAACCGTGCCTTCCCCCCTCGCCTGCTTTTTTCTGCGGCCATCTGCGATTCGGCCGGGGATGGCCGACCTGCGGCCCCCTGCGTTAAGGCTCATGCCGCTTTCACAGGAGTCGCGCTTACCCGGGATCGCTTCACTCTGACCACGGTTCGCGATGACGAACGGGGCGATCAGGATTCATATGTCCCCGCCATCCTGCGGACCTCCTCCGCGACCCTCTCCCGCAGTGATTCGGGTGCCTCGACGACGACTTCCGCACCGTGCCTGAGGATGTCCATGAGGATCTCCCTTTCGTCCGAATACGGGACACGTAAACGCAGTCCGCCGTCGTTGAGGCGCTCACGGACCTGATGGGGGTGCCAGAGCTCGCTCTCCACCCAGCGGGCGCGCAGCGGGGAGAAACGCAGGACGGCCCACGCTTTTACCTTCCCGGCGAAGATCCCGTAGGATGCGGCGAAATGGGAGTCGAGGAGCTCTTCCGGAATCTCTCTGACAGGCTTTTCGGACGGAACGACCTTCCGGATGGAATCAACGGAAAAACTCCGTAGGGCTTTCCTCCAGTGGCACCACGCGTCCAGGTACCAGTTGTCCCTGTAGTGGACGAGTCTCTGCGGGGAAACCGTGCGTGCATTGATCTCGTCCCTTGCCCGGCTGTAGGCTTCGATCTCGAGCCGCTTTCGTTCGAAGAGGGCGGCGGCGACCGCGGAAAAGAAACAAGACTCGACGGCCCTTCGGGTCATGGGAAGGAGACGGACGCGGTCCATGAATTTCGATGGGGGATGCCCCGATGATTCGAGGAGGGCCTCAATGCGGGCCCGCAGGGGTTCGACCTGGGTGTCGAGAAATCCTGGATCTATGGCGGCCAGGCACCTGTGGGCGGCCAGAAGGGCGCAGAGCTCTCCCGAGGAGAACCAGAAACCGGGCAGTTCATAAACCGGACCCGTTTCCGGGGTCGCGAACCGGTATCCCCCGGCGGCCCTGTCCCAGACGATGGGCGCATTGAAGCGGTTCCGAAGGTACTGGAGGTCCCTCTTCAAAGTGGCGGCCGAGACCTCAAGTTCCTCCAGGAACCGCTCCGAGGTGACGACCTTCCTGCACCTGAGCAGCCTGTCGATCCTGTAGAACCGTTCGGAGCGATCCACCATCGGCTCCCTTTAGATGGTACGTGGCAGACCGGAGAGGACAAGACAGCCTGCCAGGTTAACAGGGGATGCGGCGTTCTGTTTACTGAGTCAACGGGATGAGAATCGATGGTTGCAATGGCCTGGAGTGCGTTTCCCCACAAACTCACTTTATATCTATACCACCAACTATGGTGGCGGCGATAGATGCGAAAGTCGGAGTAAGGCGCCCGAAAAATTATGCGGCCAGGGCAACAGTCCGGGCTCTTCTCTGTGAACTTCCACCTTCGCTGAAGCTTCCTCCTTCACCAGAGGCTA
Above is a genomic segment from bacterium containing:
- a CDS encoding YafY family protein, with product MDRSERFYRIDRLLRCRKVVTSERFLEELEVSAATLKRDLQYLRNRFNAPIVWDRAAGGYRFATPETGPVYELPGFWFSSGELCALLAAHRCLAAIDPGFLDTQVEPLRARIEALLESSGHPPSKFMDRVRLLPMTRRAVESCFFSAVAAALFERKRLEIEAYSRARDEINARTVSPQRLVHYRDNWYLDAWCHWRKALRSFSVDSIRKVVPSEKPVREIPEELLDSHFAASYGIFAGKVKAWAVLRFSPLRARWVESELWHPHQVRERLNDGGLRLRVPYSDEREILMDILRHGAEVVVEAPESLRERVAEEVRRMAGTYES